CTGCTGACGGTGACGCTGGTGTCGGTCGCCGTCGTGTATCGACGCGTTTCAGCGCCGCTGGAAAGCTGACCATGCCCGACGAGCTCATTCGGTTGAACGGCGTTACGAAGCTGTACGGCAGAGTGCTGGGTGTCAATGACATCAACCTGTCGCTGCCCGCGGGCGCCTACGGACTGCTGGGACCGAATGGTGCCGGCAAAAGTACCTTGCTGAACCTGCTGACCGGTCAATTGCTGCCGACTCGCGGAACGGTGCGAGTGCTGGACAGAGATCCCCGAAACAATCCGGAACTCATGCGGCGGATTGGCTTCTGCCCCGGCTTCGAGGGCATGTATTCAAAAATCGCGGGGCTGGATTGGGTCACGTTTCTGCTGCAGATGCAGGGAGTCAGCCGCGTGCAGGCACTGGAGACCGCGATCGAATGCATGATGCTGGTCGGAATGGCGGATTCGATGAACAGGCCGATCGCCAGCTACTCGCGCGGAATGAGGCAGCGCACGAAGCTCGCACAGGCGATCGCTCACGATCCGGAACTGCTGATTCTGGACGAACCGCTCAGCGGGCTGGATCCGGTCGGCCGCGCGGAAATGACCGATCTGCTGCGGAAGCGAATTGCTGACGGCCGCAGTCTGATCATTGCCAGCCACGTGCTGCATGAGATCGAAGCGCTGACGCATTCGTTTCTGCTGATTTCCGGCGGTCGACTGCTGGCATCCGGCACGGCCGAAGAAGTTCACGAACTGCTGTTTGATCTGCCCGTGGAAATCCACGTCCGGTGCAATCACCCGCGACAACTGGCGGGACTGCTGATGAAACACGAACTGGCGGACGCCGTCCGAGTTGGTCACGACAAGGCCGGCGAAGAACTGCTGGTGGTGTCAACGCGACAGACTTCGCAGTTCACGGCAATGCTGCCGGCGTGGATTGACGAACACGAACTGACGGTGTTCGAACTGCGGACGGCGGACGATTCGCTGCAGTCGCTGTTTAACTCACTGATGCGCATTCACCGGGGTGAAGGATGACGTCACTTCTGGCCATCATCCGCTTCGAGTGGAATCGCACGATGACGTCAGGACGCATCGCGTGGTGGGTGACTCTGGCCGCCTTTCCGGTCGTGATCACCAGCCTGGTGCGATGGTTCACCTACGAAGCCGTCATGCGCGTACCGCCGGATCGGATGGAAGAATTCCTCGCGGCGCAGCAAACCGCGTGGTCCATCGTGCTGTACATGCTGGTGCCGTGCGTGGCGTCGGCGGTCGGAGTGCTGCTAAGCGCCGCTCCTGCGATTGCCGGGGAACTGGAACAGCGAAGCTGGGTCTACATGGCGACCCGGCCGAACGGCATTTTCTGGCTGATGCTGGGCAAATACATGGTGGCTGTGGTGTGGGGAGCCTCCGCATCGATCGCAGGGCTGACCGTTGCTGTGCCGATCACCGGCCTGGACGTCGCGACGGCGTTCGACCTGTGGTTCACTCTGGTGCGACTGTGCCTGCTGTCATGCGGCTCCTACGCGGCGGTGTTCATGCTGATTGGAGCCATCATTCCTCATCGAGCCATGGTGTTCTGCGTTGCGTACACCGGCGTTGTCGAAGTTGTCATCAGCATGATTCCGGCGGTCATCAATCGCATCACCGTGCAGTATCGACTGAGATCCCTGTTTGTCAGCTGGACCGGCGCGGAGGAGCAGCTTCGGAACATGCCGTTCTTTGAATATGTGTTCAATGAAGACGGTACGATGCTGCAGATACTGTGGCTGCTGGCGTTGACGGCCGTGTTTCTGGTGACCGCTCTGGTGATCGCTCACCGCCGCGAATTCACCGCCGTTGCCGAAAGCGATGTTTGAGCACCGTCGCGGAAAGCGATGTGTAAAAGTCACCGCACGTGACAGCCGCAAACGGAGGCTGTTCAGGCCAGTACGCCGGGCAGGGGACCGGTACTGTCAGCGAACTGGTCCGTGTCGCATCCAAACGCCTGCAGCATGGCAACGTAAAGATTCGCCAGCGGCGTGTCGCGACCGTAAGACAAGTGCTGACCCGACTGCAGCCGACCACCACCGCGACCGCCGACCAGAATCGGCAGGTTGTGAGGATTGTGGCTGTTGCCGTCCCGCAGTCCGGAGCCATACAGAATCATCGAATTGTCAAGTACGGTGCTTTCGCGTTCCTGCATTCCGCGCAGACGGTTCAGCAGATAAGCGTACTGAGTCACGTGCCACCGGTTGATCAACTGATAGGCCTTCAGTTTGTCCTCTTCGTTCTGGTGATGAGACGTGTCGTGGTGGCCGCCGGTGACGCCGTCCAGAAATGAGAAGTTACGACCGCTGACGGCATTTCCAAACATGAATGTGCAGACTCGTGTGGTGTCGGTCTGAAATGCCAGGGCAATCATATCAAGCATCAATTGCACATGTTCGACGTACTCTTCCGGAGGACTCTCCGGCGGACGTGTGTCCGCATTGATCGGCGCACGAGGCCTCCAGGCCGCGAGTCCTCCGTCCTGCTGGTCCTGCAATCGCTTTTCGATGGCACGCACGGACTGCAGGTACTCATCCATTCTCTGCCGGTCCGCGACGCCCAGACGCTGCTGAAGCTGTCTTGCGTCTCCGATGACCCGATCCAGCAGCAGCGTGTCGCGAAGCGCTGCGTCCTGCCGGGGATTTGATGTGCGGAACAGGCGTTCGAACACCAGGCGAGGATTCAGTTCGCGAGCCAGTGGATTGGTCGGACCGCTCCAGGCAATGTGTGATCCGTAGACTCGCGTGTACCCGACGTTGGTGTCGACGCCGGTCGTCACGGGATCGATGCCCAGTTCCAGCGAAGGCAGCGGCGTGTGCATCGCCGCAGTTTGCGCGGCCACCTGATCCATTGACTGACCGTTGCAGTTCAGGTCGATGCCCAGTGACTTGTTGATTGTTGTGCAGGTCAGAAATCCGGATGTCTTGACGTAGTGCCCGTCGCCGAAGTCGCTGGCCTGGTTCCACAGGTTTGTCAAAACCAGCAACTGGTCCTGCAAATCGGCAAGCGGTTCAAGTGTGGGAGAAAGCGTAAATTCGCGTCCCTCACCTTCGGGAGTCCACATGTCCTGACGCACACCGTTGGGCACAAACAGAGCCGCCATGCGGACCGGTGTATCATCAGTCGCTTCAGCGCCGGCCGCTTTGGCTGAGCGGGGCAGCATTGCTTCCAGCCACGGCAGCGCCAAAGCCGCTCCTGTTCCGCGAAGCACAGTTCGGCGGGATACGGTAAACCCACGTTTCGAAAGTTCACTGACGCGGGGGCCCGAAAGTGCGTGGTCAATCGGTGCTCGATTCAACATCAGGCTGTTCCTCTTGCGGCTGTTCCTGTTGCAACTGTCCGGCGGAATTGCCGCCGGCATCGTCATTGTCAGCGGCATCGTCAGTGCCGGTGGCGATCACAGAGACACCGGGAATTGTACCCTGCTTGTAGCGAAACGGGGCACTCTTCACGATTTCGACGATCAGTGTATGAGATCGATAGTCGTGTTGCGCCAGTTCTTCGACGATTGCCTCAACGACACAGTCATCTTCGCTGGTCAACCCGCGGGCAAGTGCATATCCCAGCATTCGCGATGTGAGATTGCGAATAAACTGCTGCTTTCGCTGCATCAGCAGAAGTTTGAGTTCCTCGGGACCTTCGAACGTCCGGCCATCGGGCAGTTCTCCGTGAGCATCCACCGGAACGCCGTCGATTTCCGTTCGCCAGCGACCCAGTACGTCGAAGTTTTCCAGCCCGAAACCCAGCGGGTCCATTGTCGCGTGACAGGACGCGCACGCGGGATTGGCTCGATGCAGTTCCAGTCGTTCGCGCAGGGAAGCGGGACTTTCAGCGTGTTTCGCTTCGTCAAGCGGCGGAACATTTGGCGGCGGCGGTGGCGGCGGAGTCCCCAGCAATGTTTCCAGAATCCACTTTCCCCGCAGCACCGGACTTGTGCGATGCGGAAACGACGAAACGGCCAGCACGGCACTCATCCCCAGCAGCCCGCCGCGATGACTGCCTTCCGGCAGTTCCACCAGCTTCGGCTGTTCGCGAAACTCACCGTCCACGCCGTAGTGGCGGGCCAGTCTGCGATTGACATAGGTGAAGTCAGAATCGATCAGGTTCAGCAGTGAGCGATTGTCGGACAGAATGTCTTCGAAGAAGAAGATCGGTTCGTACTTCATGCCGCCTTCGAGTTCCGAGTCGTACCTTCGGGCGACGGACGGATCCGGCTTGAATTCCCGCCCCAGCGCGCGAGTGCCCAGCCATTGTTCCGTGAAGCTGGTGGCGAATTCCCGGACCTTCGCTCCTCGGCGCAAACCCTTGCGATCCGTTTCGCTAAGCAGCATGCGTGCGACCTGCTGAGCCAGCACGTCTTCGTCATGAAGCCGGCCTTCGTCCGCCAGTCGAAATAACTCGGCATCAGGCATCGACGCCCAAAGAAAGTATGACAGCCGCGACGCCATCTCGTACTGCGAGATCAGCACCGGAACCTCCTGTGTGTTCGGTTCCTCCGCCAGAAACAGAAACTTCGGCGACACCATCGCGGCCTGAAGCACAACCGGAATCGCCGAGTCGAAGGATTCGTCTTCGCTGTACACCGTGTCGAACAGATCTGTGTACTGCTGAAGTTCATCATCCTGAATCGGACGACGGAATGCCCTGGGAAGGAACTCCGCAAGAACTTCGCGCGCGGCATCCGGAGGCGACCGGGATTCGCCGGGCTCAGCGATGATCAGCCGACTTCTGTCTCGCGGATCCTTCATGGCGTGATCCACCGCCGAACGAGCCGCTTCCAGAAACTTTTCGGCATGAATCGGTGAGATGAACAGAGTTTCGGCGGCGTTGTCGAATCCCTCACCGCCGGCTCCGTCTGCGGGCAGAGCGTGTCCGGCGTTGACCTGAATTCCCAGCAGGTCCCGAACCGTGTTGGCATATTCCGACCGGTTCAGTCGGCGCATCATCGGGCCGCCGACAGCAACGCCGTCGTCGCACACGGCCGCATGCACTGTGGCTCGCACCCACGACACGAACGCCATGCGGGATTCGTGCGACGGAGCTTCGCTTTCCGGCGGCGGCATCTGACCGTCGTAGACGCGTTCGGCGATCTTGTTCCACCGCGACACGTCGCCCGCGACATCAGCGACCGAAGCAAACAATTCCAGGTCCAGGCCGGCCTCGGGAGATTCCGTCAGGTGGCAACTGACGCAGTGGGTCCGCACAAATTCAACGGCCGCAGATTCGTCGAACGCGGCATTATCCGCAGCAGCCGGCATAGGCTGCGGACTGGCGTCCGGTTCATCACAGTTAGCGATGGCGTGCAGAGTCGTCACCACGCCGATGGCAAGAATCAATCGGAAATGCATGGGACAGATCACAGGCAGGTGAGTCGTTCGTGGACTTCCATCCTATTGGGCTTTCCGGAGTCTGTCCATCCGGATACTCAGGCGAGCGACCTGCCAGGCAAAGGATCCGCTCACCGCTTCCGCGGCCGATTCGCAGGGTCACGCGGGTTGTCGCGCAGTCACCGACAGCCAACTGTAAAGCACCGGCAGCACCAGCAGGTTGACAAGTGTGGCTCCGGCAAGACCGGCAAGGATCACAAGTGCCATCGGGTATTCGATCTCCTGTCCGGGAAGTTCTCCGGTGACGATCAGCGGAACCAGCGCGAGTCCGGTTGTCAGCGCGGTCATCAAAATCGGAGCCAGACGTTCCTCGGCGCCGCGCAGGATGAGTTCGCGCGGCGACAGGTGCGGCTGTTCGGCCGTCAGGTGCCGGTAATGGCTGATGAGCATGATGGCATTTCGCGCGGCGATCCCCAGCACCGTGACAAAGCCGACCAGCGATCCCAGGGAAATGATTCCTCCTCCGGCCATCACACCCAGCAGTCCGCTGCCCAGTGCAATTGGCAGCGCCAGCAGAATCAGAAACACAAGCCGCCAACTGACAAAGTCGACGTACAGAATGATCGTGATCGCGATGATCGACCCGAGTGACAGCAGCAACAGCCGCTGCCGCGAGGCCCTGGCTTCGGCGTACTCACCGAGAAATTCCGGATGATAGCCGGTCCCGAACTGCACACCGCTGCGCACCGCCGCTTCAATGTCGGTGGCAACGGATGCCAGATCACGACCTTCTGCGTTGCAGGTCACGTCCAGCCGACGCGACGCTCCTTCGCGCTTGATCTCGTTGGGAGCCGGAACAATCGTCAGCGTCGCAACACTTTTCAGCGGAACCTGGGCACCCGACGGAGTGTCGATCATCAGTTGTCCCAAAGTCGCCAGGTCCGTGCGCAGCCGATCCTTTCCGCGAACGACGACCGGGAAGATTGCCTGGTCGCGGTACATTTCGCCGACCTGTGTGCCGTTGACCAGTGTTGTCACGCTTTGCATCAGCCGACCTGGCGTCAGCCCGAACTGAGCGGCGGCGTCGAGGTTGATGTCGATGGCGATCTGAGGAACCAGAACCTGTGGTTCGACTTTCAGCGTGGTGACTCCGTCAATCGGTCTGATGACGGATTCAATCTCTGCGGCGGTGGCTCGCAACTGCTGCATGTCCGGCCCATAGACTCGCACGACGATCGAGGCGCTGGTGCCGGTCAGAACTTCTTTGATGCGCTCGGTCAGGTAAGTCAGCAGGTCGCGGTACAGACCCGGGTAGCCGTCAACGATGGTCTGAACTTCGGCGACAGTTGCGTCGTAGTCTCGGGAGTCATCGATGCTGATCCACAATTCCGTGAAATTCGGCCCGACGACTTCGTCCGCGACTGTGGCTCTGCCGATGTGAGAACCAAAGTTGCGAACTCCTGCAACGTCCATCAGTTCCGAACTGGCTCGCAGCGTGATGCGGTTCATGGCGTCGATGCCGATTCCCGGCTTTTCCACCCAGTGCATCAGAAAATCCGTTTCGCGGAACTTCGGCATCAACTGTTCGCCCAGCCGGGGAATGCTGGCCGCCAGCAGCCCGAAGGCCACCGCTGTCACCGCCAGCGTGCCCCACTTCAGCCGCAGGGCGACGGACAACACGGATCGATACGTTCGGCGAAACAGACGCACCAGCGGACTGTCCTGAGAACGATGTTCGGCTGACCGGGGCAGCAGCATCAGAGACATGGCCGGCGTGACGGTCAGCGCAACGGCCAGCGACGCAAGGATCGCCAGGATGTAAGCTGCCGCCAGAGGCCGGAAGAAGGCTCCGGCAAGCCCGGTCAGAAAGAACACCGGCAGAAAGGCCAGCACGACAATCACGGTGGCATAAACCACAGCGCTGCGAACTTCCATGGACGCTTCAAACACGACCTGAAACGCGCTGCGAGGTTCCGGAAGCTGCGAATTCAGACGCAGACGCCGCATGATGTTTTCGACGTCAATAATGGCGTCGTCGACGACTTCTCCCAGAGCGATCACCAGTCCCGCGAGAACCATGGTGTTGATCGTTCCGCCGCGCCAGTACAGAACCATCACCGCGGCCAGCAGCGACAGCGGGATGGCCGTCGCGCTGATGATTGCACAGCGCCAGTCGAACAGAAACAGCAGCAGCACCATCACCACCAGCGCGCAGCCGAACATCATGGAATGGCTGAGATTCGTCAGAGCCCGCTCAATGAAAGTGGCGGGACGAAACACGGTGGTGTCGTATTCGACGTCGCCCATCGCCGGCTTCAGTTCCTGCATCGCCTTCTCGACGTTGCGCGTGACATCCAGAGTGTTCGCCCACGGCTGCTTTTCGACGATCAGCAACAGGCCCGGCCGGCTGTTGATGATCGAATCACCAATGGGCGGCGCGTGATCGTACTTCACGTCCGCGACGTCTTTGATTCGCAGCGGTGCCGGCGGTGAAGCCATCGAGCCGCTGGCTGACGTCGCTGCCGTGGTATTCTGCTGACGGAAGCCGATGACGATTTCGCCAAGTTGCTCGGGCGTGTACACCGCCGGAACATGACGCAGCGCCAGCCGCTGATTGGCTGTGTCCAAAAAGCCGCCGGCGCCGACAGCCGTCGCGTCGCGCACCGTCTGCTGGATGGCATCAAGCGTTACGTTGTTGGCGCGCAGTCGGTCCGGGTCGACCACCACCTGCAACTGCGGCTCCTTCTCGCCCCAGACGGCAACATTTGCGACGCCCGCGACCGACATCAGTCGCGGCCGGATCGTCCACTTCGTCAGGACCGTCATGTCCATCTGCGATTGCGTGTCGGACCAGAGCCCGATCTTCAGGCAGCGGCTCAGTGATGAAAGCGGAGGCAGAATTACGGGTGGCCGGGCCACCATCGGCAGTTGTCGGGCAGCCAGAGCCAGGCGTTCCTGAACGAGCTGCCGGGCCGTCAGCAGATCCGTCCCCTGCTCGAAGATCAGTCGAACGCTGGAAAGGCCCAGCACCGATTTCGACCGCACTGTCTGGACAAACGGAATGCCGTTGACCGCGTTTTCGATCGGGACTGTGATCAGACTTTCGACATCTTCGGTGGCGATCCCCGGAGCTTCCGTCTGAATCTCAACCAGCGGCGGAGCGAATTCCGGAAACACGTCCAGAGGCACACTGTCCGACGTCTGGACGCCGACGATGACCAGCGCCGCGGCAAACACCAGCACCAGCAATCGAAACTGCAGCGACGTTCTGATCAGCCAGTTCACTTTCCGGCTCCGAATTCGGTTCCGAAAAGTTCCGCCGCGCCGCCGGTGACGACCGGTGTTCCAAGCGCAGGTCCGGTCGCCAGGACCGCTTCGTCGCCGTCCGTGAAACGAATCGACACGCGCCTACGAGTGTATTCGTGATCGGCAGTCTTCGTGTAAACCCAGGTATTGCCGTACACGTCGTACAGAATTGCGGCCTCGGGAACGACGAGCGCCGTTTCCGTCGTGGAAACGGGAAGCCGGACACCGACGCGCTGGCCGGGACGCAGCTTCAGCTCCCGGTTGTCGACTTCATAGTACAGATCGGCGGATGACGAAAGCGGGTCCGCTGTCGGAGGTGCCGCAACCGGTTTCGCGATGATCTCCTGCGGAAATGACTCCCCGGACAGCCAAGCCAGTTGCGCCGGTTCGTTCGTCTGGATTTCCGCCAGCAGGTCCACGAACACCGGCACGCGAATCCACAGCACGTCCGTGTTGACGACTTCAAACAACACGGCTCCGCTGGCCACCGTTTGACCGTTGCTGACTTCCAGACGGTTGATCAAACCGCCGATGGGTGTCGTCATCGGCAGAGCGGTGGCTTCACCTTCGGTCGGGGAGATGTCCAGCATTTTCAGCAGATCGCTGAGCTGCTTCTCGCGGTCCTGTGCCGCCTTCAGGTTGCTGGCGGCGATGTTCAACTGAGCTTCCGCGTCCTCCACGGCGCCGCGCGGCCCGGCGCGGTCTGCGAACAGCTTCCTCGCGCGATCCAATGCGATCCTGGCCGCTTCCACTTCGGCTGTGATTCGTTCGACATCTCCCTCCGCGACTGTTCGCGACGACATCAGCGTCGCGCGAGCACCGACGAGCTGCACCCGTTCGGCCGGAGTCGGGACGTCGCGTTCGGCGGACAGCAGCGGCGTCAGCAGCAACAGCGTTCGACCGGCATCGACTTTCGCTCCCGGTACGGGCATGGCCTGCGACGACGGCGGTGACACGCTTCCCGCCAGAGGCGCGGTCACGACGATTGATTTGCCGGACGGCACCACCGCCATTCCGCCCAGCGTTCGTCGCTGAGTCACGCTGCGTTTGGAAACCGGCGTGGTGGCGATGCCAAGCCGCCGGTCCGCGTCGGCGGTCAAAGTAATGCGGGCCAGATCCGTTTCGACAGGCAGCTTCTCGACCTTTGCCGGCTTGACTGCTTCCTTTGTCGCTTTCTCCGCCGACTTGTCGCAACCGAAGAAACATGACAGCAGCGTCAGCAGCAGGATCGTGATCCGCCGCGACACACACCGCGAACACGGCAACTCGATCAGCGATACAAACCACGCAGTGGCGTGACGGACGCCCTGTGATTCGCGGCGGACGATCATTCGGAATGCAGCGAGTCGCGGTTTCGTGAAAATGAACGCGCAATGCCAGGCGTCAGATTGCATCGTGGGCTGCGTCGCGTGCATTGAGAAGTCTGTCGTTGTAACGGCGGCCTTCTTCACGTCATCGCATGCCGCTCAAACCTGTTTCCTCCCGCATTGTACGTCGGCACCAGGGAGGCGAAAGCAGAACGCGCGGCGTGTGAGAAAGATTTCATCATACAGTGCCAGCTTCATACAGTGCCGGCTTCATCGCTGCGTCGCGTTTCAGAGGCTGAAGCAGACAGGTTCGTTTCAGAGACGCCAACTCTCGCGCCTAAAGAACACCGCGGATCGTTGCTGC
The genomic region above belongs to Planctomycetaceae bacterium and contains:
- a CDS encoding DUF1552 domain-containing protein gives rise to the protein MLNRAPIDHALSGPRVSELSKRGFTVSRRTVLRGTGAALALPWLEAMLPRSAKAAGAEATDDTPVRMAALFVPNGVRQDMWTPEGEGREFTLSPTLEPLADLQDQLLVLTNLWNQASDFGDGHYVKTSGFLTCTTINKSLGIDLNCNGQSMDQVAAQTAAMHTPLPSLELGIDPVTTGVDTNVGYTRVYGSHIAWSGPTNPLARELNPRLVFERLFRTSNPRQDAALRDTLLLDRVIGDARQLQQRLGVADRQRMDEYLQSVRAIEKRLQDQQDGGLAAWRPRAPINADTRPPESPPEEYVEHVQLMLDMIALAFQTDTTRVCTFMFGNAVSGRNFSFLDGVTGGHHDTSHHQNEEDKLKAYQLINRWHVTQYAYLLNRLRGMQERESTVLDNSMILYGSGLRDGNSHNPHNLPILVGGRGGGRLQSGQHLSYGRDTPLANLYVAMLQAFGCDTDQFADSTGPLPGVLA
- a CDS encoding efflux RND transporter permease subunit yields the protein MNWLIRTSLQFRLLVLVFAAALVIVGVQTSDSVPLDVFPEFAPPLVEIQTEAPGIATEDVESLITVPIENAVNGIPFVQTVRSKSVLGLSSVRLIFEQGTDLLTARQLVQERLALAARQLPMVARPPVILPPLSSLSRCLKIGLWSDTQSQMDMTVLTKWTIRPRLMSVAGVANVAVWGEKEPQLQVVVDPDRLRANNVTLDAIQQTVRDATAVGAGGFLDTANQRLALRHVPAVYTPEQLGEIVIGFRQQNTTAATSASGSMASPPAPLRIKDVADVKYDHAPPIGDSIINSRPGLLLIVEKQPWANTLDVTRNVEKAMQELKPAMGDVEYDTTVFRPATFIERALTNLSHSMMFGCALVVMVLLLFLFDWRCAIISATAIPLSLLAAVMVLYWRGGTINTMVLAGLVIALGEVVDDAIIDVENIMRRLRLNSQLPEPRSAFQVVFEASMEVRSAVVYATVIVVLAFLPVFFLTGLAGAFFRPLAAAYILAILASLAVALTVTPAMSLMLLPRSAEHRSQDSPLVRLFRRTYRSVLSVALRLKWGTLAVTAVAFGLLAASIPRLGEQLMPKFRETDFLMHWVEKPGIGIDAMNRITLRASSELMDVAGVRNFGSHIGRATVADEVVGPNFTELWISIDDSRDYDATVAEVQTIVDGYPGLYRDLLTYLTERIKEVLTGTSASIVVRVYGPDMQQLRATAAEIESVIRPIDGVTTLKVEPQVLVPQIAIDINLDAAAQFGLTPGRLMQSVTTLVNGTQVGEMYRDQAIFPVVVRGKDRLRTDLATLGQLMIDTPSGAQVPLKSVATLTIVPAPNEIKREGASRRLDVTCNAEGRDLASVATDIEAAVRSGVQFGTGYHPEFLGEYAEARASRQRLLLLSLGSIIAITIILYVDFVSWRLVFLILLALPIALGSGLLGVMAGGGIISLGSLVGFVTVLGIAARNAIMLISHYRHLTAEQPHLSPRELILRGAEERLAPILMTALTTGLALVPLIVTGELPGQEIEYPMALVILAGLAGATLVNLLVLPVLYSWLSVTARQPA
- a CDS encoding ABC transporter ATP-binding protein → MPDELIRLNGVTKLYGRVLGVNDINLSLPAGAYGLLGPNGAGKSTLLNLLTGQLLPTRGTVRVLDRDPRNNPELMRRIGFCPGFEGMYSKIAGLDWVTFLLQMQGVSRVQALETAIECMMLVGMADSMNRPIASYSRGMRQRTKLAQAIAHDPELLILDEPLSGLDPVGRAEMTDLLRKRIADGRSLIIASHVLHEIEALTHSFLLISGGRLLASGTAEEVHELLFDLPVEIHVRCNHPRQLAGLLMKHELADAVRVGHDKAGEELLVVSTRQTSQFTAMLPAWIDEHELTVFELRTADDSLQSLFNSLMRIHRGEG
- a CDS encoding efflux RND transporter periplasmic adaptor subunit, coding for MQSDAWHCAFIFTKPRLAAFRMIVRRESQGVRHATAWFVSLIELPCSRCVSRRITILLLTLLSCFFGCDKSAEKATKEAVKPAKVEKLPVETDLARITLTADADRRLGIATTPVSKRSVTQRRTLGGMAVVPSGKSIVVTAPLAGSVSPPSSQAMPVPGAKVDAGRTLLLLTPLLSAERDVPTPAERVQLVGARATLMSSRTVAEGDVERITAEVEAARIALDRARKLFADRAGPRGAVEDAEAQLNIAASNLKAAQDREKQLSDLLKMLDISPTEGEATALPMTTPIGGLINRLEVSNGQTVASGAVLFEVVNTDVLWIRVPVFVDLLAEIQTNEPAQLAWLSGESFPQEIIAKPVAAPPTADPLSSSADLYYEVDNRELKLRPGQRVGVRLPVSTTETALVVPEAAILYDVYGNTWVYTKTADHEYTRRRVSIRFTDGDEAVLATGPALGTPVVTGGAAELFGTEFGAGK
- a CDS encoding DUF1592 domain-containing protein; its protein translation is MHFRLILAIGVVTTLHAIANCDEPDASPQPMPAAADNAAFDESAAVEFVRTHCVSCHLTESPEAGLDLELFASVADVAGDVSRWNKIAERVYDGQMPPPESEAPSHESRMAFVSWVRATVHAAVCDDGVAVGGPMMRRLNRSEYANTVRDLLGIQVNAGHALPADGAGGEGFDNAAETLFISPIHAEKFLEAARSAVDHAMKDPRDRSRLIIAEPGESRSPPDAAREVLAEFLPRAFRRPIQDDELQQYTDLFDTVYSEDESFDSAIPVVLQAAMVSPKFLFLAEEPNTQEVPVLISQYEMASRLSYFLWASMPDAELFRLADEGRLHDEDVLAQQVARMLLSETDRKGLRRGAKVREFATSFTEQWLGTRALGREFKPDPSVARRYDSELEGGMKYEPIFFFEDILSDNRSLLNLIDSDFTYVNRRLARHYGVDGEFREQPKLVELPEGSHRGGLLGMSAVLAVSSFPHRTSPVLRGKWILETLLGTPPPPPPPNVPPLDEAKHAESPASLRERLELHRANPACASCHATMDPLGFGLENFDVLGRWRTEIDGVPVDAHGELPDGRTFEGPEELKLLLMQRKQQFIRNLTSRMLGYALARGLTSEDDCVVEAIVEELAQHDYRSHTLIVEIVKSAPFRYKQGTIPGVSVIATGTDDAADNDDAGGNSAGQLQQEQPQEEQPDVESSTD